One genomic window of Medicago truncatula cultivar Jemalong A17 chromosome 1, MtrunA17r5.0-ANR, whole genome shotgun sequence includes the following:
- the LOC25483206 gene encoding polyadenylate-binding protein 2 — MQFVKGTSSVQGSSGSSASQAVVEEVDARSVYVGNVDYACTAKVVKQHFQSCGIVSRVTILLNEYCLPKGCAYVEFQNIDAVPKALLLNESELYGRKIKVCAKRTNIPGMNQHRGRNTYVLRSRRPPPVYRRPGYGSAPRFRRSMRYRPY, encoded by the exons ATGCAATTCGTAAAAGGCACATCTTCAGTCCAAG GCTCATCTGGTTCATCGGCAAGTCAAGCTGTGGTGGAAGAAGTTGATGCTCGTTCTGTCTATGTTGGAAAT GTTGACTATGCATGTACAGCCAAAGTTGTTAAACAGCATTTTCAGTCATGTGGGATTGTGAGTCGAGTCACGATTCTCTTGAATGAATATTGTCTACCCAAAGGATGTGCGTATGTTGAGTTCCAGAACATTGATGCTGTTCCCAAAGCTCTGTTACTTAATGAGTCTGAGCTTTACGGTCGGAAAATTAAG GTCTGTGCTAAGCGTACTAACATTCCTGGAATGAACCAACATCGTGGGAGAAACACTTATGTTTTAAGATCCAGGAGGCCACCTCCAGTGTATCGTAGACCTGGATATGG AAGCGCTCCAAGGTTTAGACGTTCCATGCGATACAGACCATACTAG
- the LOC25483207 gene encoding two-component response regulator ARR4, which yields MSSENVLPRIDRCLEEGAKDFIIKPVKLCDVKRLKGYMATREVGVAINNKPKLEEACKHSLSPPSISSSSSPSPSSSPLSVSSVIDSPIRRFKMTDTE from the exons ATGTCTTCTGAAAATGTTTTGCCACGTATAGACAg ATGTTTGGAAGAAGGTGCAAAGGATTTTATAATAAAGCCAGTGAAGTTATGTGATGTGAAACGATTGAAGGGTTACATGGCAACAAGGGAGGTTGGAGTAGCAATCAACAACAAACCGAAGCTAGAAGAAGCATGTAAACACTCATTATCACCACCGTCcatttcatcatcatcttcacctTCACCTTCATCATCTCCATTGTCTGTATCCAGCGTGATTGATTCTCCAATCAGACGGTTTAAAATGACCGACACCGAATGA